A genome region from Sphingobacteriaceae bacterium GW460-11-11-14-LB5 includes the following:
- a CDS encoding Nif3-like dinuclear metal center hexameric protein yields MKLAEITNYLESIAPLNYQEDYDNSGLIVGDPNMEIRGALVALDCVEKIVDEAISTGCNLIITHHPIVFKGLKKLNGKNYVERVVLKAIRNNIALYAIHTNLDSIHTGVNARICERLGLTGTKVLSPKTGLLKKLVTYCPQAQAEQLRSALFYAGAGNIGNYSECSFNADGFGTFKGNEDSDPFVGERGIRHREAEVRIEMVYPTQAERKILVALFENHPYEEVAYDIYKLENKHQLVGSGMVGWLEYDMDAYDFLHLVKDRMQAKVVRHTEVIGKRIKKVAVCGGSGSFLLKEAIAAGADAFITADFKYHEFFDAEEKLIIADIGHFETEQFTSNLLLEIIQKKFTNFAIRLTEQNTNPINYLF; encoded by the coding sequence ATGAAATTAGCCGAAATAACGAACTATTTAGAAAGCATCGCACCACTTAATTATCAGGAAGATTATGACAACTCTGGTTTAATTGTTGGCGATCCGAATATGGAAATCCGCGGTGCTTTGGTCGCTTTAGATTGTGTAGAAAAGATTGTAGACGAGGCGATTTCGACAGGCTGCAACCTGATTATTACACACCATCCAATTGTTTTTAAAGGTTTAAAAAAGCTCAACGGTAAAAATTATGTGGAACGGGTAGTGCTTAAAGCCATTAGAAATAATATTGCGCTTTATGCCATCCATACCAATCTTGATAGTATCCATACCGGCGTAAATGCGAGGATTTGTGAGCGTTTAGGCTTAACAGGTACCAAAGTACTTTCACCTAAAACAGGTCTTTTGAAAAAACTGGTTACCTATTGTCCGCAGGCCCAGGCAGAGCAATTGCGGTCTGCATTGTTTTATGCGGGTGCAGGCAATATTGGCAACTATAGCGAATGCAGTTTCAATGCCGATGGTTTTGGTACATTTAAGGGTAACGAAGATTCAGACCCTTTTGTGGGTGAAAGAGGAATTCGTCATCGCGAGGCAGAAGTGCGGATTGAAATGGTTTACCCTACACAAGCCGAACGCAAAATTCTGGTTGCACTGTTCGAAAACCATCCTTATGAAGAAGTCGCTTACGATATTTACAAACTCGAAAATAAACACCAGCTGGTGGGCTCGGGTATGGTGGGCTGGCTGGAGTATGATATGGATGCCTATGATTTTTTACACCTGGTAAAAGACAGGATGCAGGCCAAAGTGGTTAGGCATACCGAGGTAATTGGTAAAAGAATCAAAAAAGTGGCCGTTTGTGGTGGCTCAGGAAGCTTCCTTTTAAAAGAGGCCATTGCTGCGGGGGCGGATGCTTTTATCACTGCCGATTTTAAATATCACGAGTTTTTTGATGCAGAGGAAAAACTGATCATTGCCGACATCGGACACTTTGAAACTGAACAATTTACCTCAAATTTATTGCTTGAAATTATTCAGAAAAAATTTACTAACTTTGCAATCCGTTTAACGGAGCAAAATACAAACCCCATAAATTACTTGTTTTAA